TACGCAACTTGGTTTAATTTTAGAACGCCGTTAATTATATGTACATCTTCACAAACATTGCTACCCATATATAAAGGGAGAAACACTATAATTCAATCATATGATCATCTGACAAGCTTACTCATATTTCTGAAATTCTTAAAGGATGCAATGATCTTGTAGAGCATTAAATGAAAAGGCATGTCAGAACATCAAAATCATCAGAGGAAGCAACAGGATCCAGTATAGGAGATTTTTGGCAGAATTTCAACCTGTGAAATATTAGTACATATTAAGCGTAACAATCCCATGAATCTCTGAATGCTTAATTGCTATTGAGAGGAAGTTTTTTCCCTCTTTGGAAGAAAATTTCACTTTTCCTAGTTCAAGTAGAAGTTTCTTTGTCTTTTGATCAATTGCTTGCGATTAACGAAATAAATTCCACGAAAAGTCGATGTGTTCTTTCAAAAAATTGAAACCTGGTAagtgtaagtttttttttttggcagaaaCAATGTGTAGAATATTACCAGATTTCTTGTACAGATCAAAGGCTCtctctatctctttcagcaatttAAGAGTCTTTCGAtggatttatttatttaaaaaatggCTTGTTCATAATCAGAATGGAAGAAGAAGGTGTTCCTTTTCAATCAAATGTTTGGCTTTTGGTAGTTAGTAGTTAGTATTAATTAATGTGGTAAATGATTAAAACAAATGCAGTTAAAACTAAATGGCAGTTTTAGTAGTCTCTGTGTTCTGATATGTTTGCTAGGTTATTTTCTCATGTATGTTGATTTCTTGACATTTGGCTTCCTTCCAGACTCGCCCCTTTTTTACTAGGTCAACATCTAGGTGGCTTCAATCTCTAAACACTAAACCATGACATGCTTTCGTCTTAATTTGACGTTCTAATAAGTATGCATTTGGTGTGATTGTCAAAATGGCATTGATTTGTTAGAAGCTGTTTGGTTTGTTTCCTTTCTATATGAAGTACCTGGAACTTTGATTTGATAAGAATGAATGAATTTCAGCGCTTTAGGAAGGTCTGTTCTTACAAATGTGAGTACGAAAATCCATGGTTTCGAGCTAGAAAGAAGCACTGGCTGAACAATATCAAAAGCAGGATTCAACTATCCAAAGAGAACAAGCCACAAGAAGGTTCACATAGTCCTCGTGTTGATCCAATGAAGGATAATCTGGAAGAGGAGCTGGAAAAGTTGAGGAATGATCACGTTAGTCTGAGAGTAGAACTTCAGGAGTTGAAAGAAAGACAAGAAAACATGAGATCTTTCTTTCCTACTTTGCAAGGATGCAGAAAGGAAACAGAAATTAGGAATATTTTGAAGTTGCTTCTTGAGAAATCGGAAGTCAGAGGAGATTCTAGCAGCAATGATACCAGCAAGAGGCCACGAGTAGTGGAGTCGCCATATCCTGTTGCTGGTTCTGTCCAGGATGGGATTGGACATGCATTAAATTCTGCTGGTGGCTCTGTGAGTTCTAACGAACAACAGAAAGAAGAAGCAACTACTAAGAATGAGAAGAATCGCAAGTTCTGGGAAAAACTGTTTGAAGATGATTCAGAGTCTAAAAATGAAGGAGCAGAGTTTGAGCAGGAACTGAATCGTGCGAAGGCTATGGCAGAGATCGAGGAGATGGTGGAGAACAAGATTGCTATGGAAGGAGATGCTTTGATAGCAAAGACTGCTGCTAGTTTAGATGAGGAGACGGAGGCTTATCTTCAACTATGGACTTAGTATATTCTCTTTGCTTAATTCCACTACATGTTTAGAT
Above is a genomic segment from Lycium barbarum isolate Lr01 chromosome 12, ASM1917538v2, whole genome shotgun sequence containing:
- the LOC132623836 gene encoding heat stress transcription factor A-7a-like gives rise to the protein MKINNAENSAAIGRKGGRGGGAAARGGSRLNGLRGNSPPPFLLKTFEMVNDPDTDHLVHWNTSKTTFLITDPNKFAGEVLPKYFKHKNLSSFIYQLNNYRFRKVCSYKCEYENPWFRARKKHWLNNIKSRIQLSKENKPQEGSHSPRVDPMKDNLEEELEKLRNDHVSLRVELQELKERQENMRSFFPTLQGCRKETEIRNILKLLLEKSEVRGDSSSNDTSKRPRVVESPYPVAGSVQDGIGHALNSAGGSVSSNEQQKEEATTKNEKNRKFWEKLFEDDSESKNEGAEFEQELNRAKAMAEIEEMVENKIAMEGDALIAKTAASLDEETEAYLQLWT